The sequence below is a genomic window from Neoarius graeffei isolate fNeoGra1 chromosome 4, fNeoGra1.pri, whole genome shotgun sequence.
tattcaactggataaaaaaataaagaataacattaaaacgtttctgtaaaaagtgcattgttaatgatgttaaacgctgattctgtcttctgtgtgtgtttggtgcggctctgagaccaagaacacaaaagcgaatgagcgcgtgGCTCGGCGGAGGaacacagtgcaggagacacggggtttccatggtaaccatcagcacgctttcatcaagctgttaaattgacattttcgaagcagcgcagttgtagcctaccttgtctgtgatttaaaaaataaataatttgataagccaaagcaatagagtggaaagtttcaacttatgtttgccttggataactttgcctaaaacatggtggtgtatactgatttttttcccccagaatgtttttttgtgtgtgtaggtgtaatggatgccagattgttaatatatcttagttccataggctgcatggttagggtatcttttgtcctcattgcttgggccagatcaaaccattaaacaagcttaaattattcttactcttgccacatacatgattttttttttttcaaaactgatgagttcaaacaccattaaaagtcatttcaggaatagatctcttgtgtggagtGTAATTCACCCcaatcatttaaatatgtcgaacattttcggcacgcgctttgcgcatcatggacctcggtgattttaaaatgctgctccggccctgagcatctctgcccctttttccctgagcagcagggtttgaaactccagctatataccgccacatagtgcgcttgtcagtcgtcagcaactttgttgcttcgttcattaaccgcatcactgatttttatctgagccgttaacgaacgttctaaacaattctaacatgtcagaatgtttatgcaggtgttcATGGGAGTTgaaggcgcgtaatattacattgcaatgtgtttattatatcagatgccttcagagaacactacaattaaaatatattgtcataccacagaataaaccacccgccaaagtggctagtgagactaaagtcattacccgccaaagccgaattttacccgcatttggcgggtgggcgggtgctaatgtaaagccctgatatatatgaACTCACACTCAATGTGGATAGATTGTAATATAGATACTGattacaaagaaaaataaatctTAGAAGGAAATTAGCGGAGATCATTGGTGCCGATGGTGAGTGTATGTTGGCTTGCACTGCTAATCTTGCCAAAGAAACAAGTATGAAGCCTTGCGCATCattcatgaaaataaaaaaaaattccacaattTTCACACCAATTACTGCATGAATTTATGTTTagttaaacttaaaaaaaaatggacagtgcatGCCCAGAAGCGACAACAGTATTGTCCACTTTTCACTCGCTAATGTGATCATGACAATATGATACACATTGATATGTGACCAATGTTAACCATTCAATATGATCCAATTTAGAGCCGGTTCGATGTGATGTGATATGATGTGACATCCAGCTTGATCTGACCAGCTGTGAGctgcaaaaaaacaaacccaaCTAGGCAAGCTGGTTTTGTCCAGTGATGTTTCTAATTGCCTTACTGTTGTGCTGCTTTCTTAAAAATAGCATTAATGAAAAAATATGTTTCCTTTCTTCCAGCACTTACTCGCTGGCAAAAAATGTCAACCAGTTAGGTTTAAAGACTAGCTTAGCTAGTACTGTTGGTACAAACAGTTATATTTTAATCAGTAGGAAGTGTTTATGGAGTGgaaggccatgcctcctttctGGGACAGACACAAATTACACTCGTTTTATTACTGGTACACAAATATAGAAAGGGCTGTGCTTAACCAATACAAAGGCAACCTGACTGTCTTTTACCTGCTGGTTTGTATCGGTGCAACTGGATTATAAATATTAAGACCTGGACCAGTGTTTTTGTAGCAAAGACTGGATCTCCAAGGAAATGATTTTAAGATAGCACAAGCTCAGCTGACATAACATATTATTGCTTTCCAAATAATCTGGTTGACTGAAAACCTTTGCAGATGGCCCCAGACCAAGGCTTCAGTCTGCCAGTTGCAGAAATATACCTGTAAATACAGGAAACTGAATGAAATTACCAAGAGTCCTGAATATTAAGGGGGGGTTAATCCATGTCTTGCAaacgtattcatcccccttggtgtttgtcctgttttgttgcattacaagatggaattcaaatggatttttcacttcataagtcacataattagttgattacgatccacctgtgtgcaatcagagtgtcgcatgatctgtcacatgatgtctgtataaatcaacctgttctggaaggaccctgactctgcaatactactaagcaagcaacatgagaaccaacgagcctccaaacaggtcagagacaaagttgtggagaagtatagatcagggttgggttgtaaaaaatatcccaaactttgaatatcccagggagcaccattaaatccattatagcaaaatggaaagaatatggcaccactacaaacctgacaagagaaggccgttcACCAAAACTCAAAGActgggtaaggagggcattaaccagagatgcaaaaaagacaccaaagataacattgaaggagctgcaaagatccacagcggagatgggagtatctgtccaaaggacaactttcagccgtacactccacagagtagggctttatggaagagtggccagaaaaaagtcattgcttaaagaaagcacgtttgaagtttgcccaacagcatgtggcagactccacaaacacatggaagaagattctctgctcagatgagacaagaattgaactttttggccatcatgggaaatgccatgtgtggcacaaacccaacaccctgagaacaccattctgacagtgaagcacggtggtggcagcatcatgctgtggggatgtttttcatctgcagggacaggaaagctgatcaggactgaaggaaagatggatggcactaaatacagggcaattctggaggaaaacctgtttgggtcggccagaggtttgagactcggatgaaggttcacgttccagcagtatGATGACCCTgaacatgctgctaaagctacactggagtggtttcaggggaaacatttaaatgtctttgaatggcctagtcaaagcccagacctcaatccaattgagaatctgtggcataacttgaagattgctgtacaccaactcaacccatctaacttgaaggagttggagcagttttgccttgatgaatgggcaaaaatcccagtgtctagatgtgctaagctaatagagacataccccaagagacttgcagctgtaattgcagcaaaaggcggctctataaaatattgactttgggaggggggtgaatatctatgcacactctagatttcgattttttttcatcttaattattgcttgtgtcacaacaaaacaattttcacctttaaagttgaaggcgtgttgtgtaaatcaaatggtgctaacccccaaaaatccatcttgcaatgcaacaaaacaggacaaacaccaagggggatgaatacatttgcaagacactgtacaaagaAATGTCAAAATATGAGGAACCTTATAAAGTTTCTGGTGAACAGGGACatcctgtaatttttttttgcatgtttgtgcAAGTTTGTTTAAAATGAATGCCCGGATGTCACAATAGAAGGAGGCAGCAGGACAGTAATGATGCAATGAACGACACAACAATTAAAGATGATAACCAGCAATTCTTCACTTCATTCAATCATCAGAACTCACCAAGTTTGAGGTCAGGACAAGGTTTGGTACACTTATAGGTGTCCAAGACCAAGATGTTCACCTTGAAGAAGAAGGTGTCTGGCGTGATGAAGAGGCGGCTCATTTTGTAGAAGCCATCGTTGCTCACTAGCAGAGTGACCAGTCTGATGCCTCGACGAATTATATCAATGTCATGAACAATGCCATTGACggctggaaaaaaaagaaagtcaaTTGAAACTTGTCAGTATACTCTGATTATCATGGACGTCTGGTTTGAAGCAGTCAGAGTCTCCTCTGTAAAAGTGTAATTAGGGTGCAATCCATTCACCCCAACGAGACACCCAATATTTTATCTTTAACAGCATTTTAAGTTACCTCCAGATGTGAACAGAAGCTATTAATTTCTGTCTACGCTCATATTTTCAATTCTCAGGTGACATATTCATGGTGATTAGTCTCAGTGTTGACAAACCAGTGGGTGTTTTTCCACTGCACATTCAAAAACAAGAACTGGCCCAAATGTGAGCCAACACACGTGTGGGGCTTTAGTTCTCGCTCAATTTCCACCAATTTGAAAAACAACTGGAAAAAGTGAATGTATCATTTTCACATGCAAAAGCATCTTCACAGTGTGGTGTGTTTACAACTTTAAGTTCAACATGGAAGAACATTGTTCCTTTTGCCAGGTGAGTCCAGTGAGTTAACTGGATGAGTTTAAACTCATGAAAATGAAGACCATGGCTTAGAAAAattaattttgaaacaaaaatacCCACTTCTGTTACTTGATTGCAACAGTAGCCTTGTAACTCCAGGGCAAAATGAAATATACTACATCAGTCATTCTGTATTGACTACACTTTTAGGTCTTAGGTTCTTCAGCAGGTTCTCAGGATAAGGTTCTTAGCAGTGACACCAGCAGTGACTAACTTCTATTacgctatccacattcactggatatgagcaattgcacgccttgattggctactctactactaggctatcaactcgtatagcgtgagtagagaaaaacaaaatggtggcgcgtgttgttgaaccaaccgaggacgaaataaaaactactcgaaaacaaaaccctaaaaatacaaaaaagcaacaaaatatggaatgaaagtatttcatgataagaacgtatcttttttttttccaagaattatcgcatttttcacaaattgctattgtcatttcgccagttggtttgcattctaagcggaaatgattttgttggacgttttataaagtttttatttatcgaattttgcaaaaaataaaaatgctctgtttctcaaaatccagtgaatgtggatagaataaaacagttattctactcaatctggtcgtacatggcttatagaccccttcgcagtaaacgtcatgcatacgtaagcggaaattgcgcgcgcagcctggacccaaaaaagactcagaaatgcctagttgttgtgttgtcgggtgtcagaatcgtagcagtgatggggttaaaatgtacagaattccagcaggatctcacccattccaaaaaaatcgccgacgtctatggctacaagccatcaaacgtgtagactgggatgaaagcaccatcaaaaatgcgcgggtttgcagcgcccacttcatcacaggtaagatcaggctatttattaaatctttcttttttattctttctagtcttcgtttattgatgtagcaaaatactttggtaacgtttgtctgattagctgggtcatagttacacaatgtaatgaatattgttagcatgttaacttagctttgcatgcaattttgtttgtaggagaggtctcgcttgactcaagcagtccagattttgtgccatcattatttgtgtatgccgaaaatcacaattttaaagcaaggatggaaaggtaaaattgtgtgccctcactctaaatgccaacttgcgttgactgctctaacctagctcccgccccgttcagtttcatttctgctctctgcctctcgctttttacgcaactctgatttctcttagctgcactctttacactatcattcctttcatgccattacctcctgcaaattgctgtttagtgttgttatttgctgttgtagctaaagccacattgccatcacatcactggcataatttgattaaaacaaaatgaatatgaatgtcccattgttaatcaagttgtacatgcccgcacataacataatcatatgcgtctaaagacttgtaggcacgaagtttttcgtgggtgtacactgaagtcttgtcaataaggtacgagtatatatctggccattgtataccagggaacttactaacatcgtccgtccactctttaattaaatacggatccggtaggcgatgtccacttgttagagttaacttatttatgtagcattctcgatcttgtaacgacaattgtttggcataatctgacagctcataatgccggtctatgggcagcgccattgtttctgggtccaggctgcgcgcgcatcctggcaacggtcggtttgtttacaaacatgcgaaggggtctatagccgactcggcgctacgctatcagctcatgtacaacttgagttcatggaataactgttaaagatcTAAAATCGATTATATCATGAAGTCTCGTCAGTGGCATATTAAGAATGATGGGGATCAAACCTGTTCTCACACACAAAACTTACACTTTAATGTCACCTGTCCTTTTGTGTCATTTGTACCTTCCTTGGACAATATGTGCttagtttatctacttttagtttcCCCTCCAAAggcatttagttttttttttttttcccctctcatgGAATTTTAGTTATGCGGTCATAgtcagttttgccggagtccctgcttgcactccgtgcaaaatgtatcctgttcttactcattaggtgacactgggcgtacctaacaacctgtgtcgtcgtccccccccccccgcccccccactctttctgtccctctgagttacacgttgatcctgagacaccagtggtgctgagctcttctgctcctcggacctgcctgatccatcctgataccctacgtctggctggagtctcatcacatcactcctgtacaggacggccccatatggacagtcgaaagtcgcacttggaagacgctctggacacttacagtaatgcttttatgtctgaggactacagttaacttgctaactttaggactgcggttgtcatgaacagtttataacatcaacaaaacagacttcatgttaaaactagaatgattttcctggttacacagttatactttgtgactatataggacactgttacagaagcgagttatttataatcacgttctctgttatcacccaaatgaggatgggttcccttctgagtctggttcctctcaaggtttcttcctcgtgtcgtctgagggagttttcccttgccaaCCGTCACCACAGACGTGaccattggggataaaattatggataaaattagctcatgtttaaagcctttaattttctgtaaagctgctttgcgacagtatctattgttaaaagcgctaaaaaataaacttgacttggtttaggccaaaaaaaaaaaaaagcacatgatAATCCACCTTTGTTCACATTCGTTGCACCACAACTGTATCTCAAATGCTCCTTCTCAATCACTGATGTGTAATTGTATTGTAATCAgtactgtttgtttgtgtgtttatgtgtctgtctcttaacaatctagtgtctcaATGGTTGCACcagttgacttcaaattttcagggtaggtgggcaatggtccgtagattacctgatgaaattttgggggtaatcggatcaaggtcaccagaaaggtaaaccttttggtcaaaataacatctcatctcattatctctagccgctttatcctgttctacagggtcgcaggcaagctggagcctatcccagcggactacgggcgaaaggcggggtacaccctggacaagtcgccaggtcatcacagggctgacacatagacacagacaactattcacactcacattcacacctacggtcaatttagagtcaccagttaacctaacctgcatgtctttggactgtgggggaaaccggagcacccggaggaaacccacgcggacacggggagaacatgcaaactccgcacagaaaggccctcgccggccacggggctcgaacccggaccttcttgctgtgaggcgacagcgctaaccactacaccaccgtgccgcctcaaaataacatattttccattataactcaaaaaatggttgccgatagacaaacgtCTACTATTATGAGCGTATAgggactcccatatggcctttcatttagcaccatgatctttgaccttgagtgaccatgaaaggtcaaacttaaggtcacggattttcagaaggctgtaacttgaaaatggttgatggtggacaaatatttaccattatcaacttataggaagtgccatatgggctttcattgaaaggtcaaactcaaggtcacagattttcataggactataacctgacaggtgATGATTAAGAAATATTACCAttttaggtataaaataagtgctgtaaggcgaggtttgttttgcctggcaacacttgttctttGTGAAATTGGGCTTTGATTTTAAATGCACTAATACTTCGCTCAGTAATGGCAGTGTATTCATTTACTCGAGCTGCTTTAACTGTAAAGCCTTCATATTCAGATCCTCTTAAAAAATCCCGAAGATGTCATTTGGTGTGTTTAGTTTTGGAGGTCAAGCTAAACTTTGCCGATCAGCAGATTTCCAGGAGCTGGGTTGGATATACACAAATAAACTAGTGCAACTCAAAGGGCAGTCTTTCTTCCGTGAACATGAACCGCTTGAGGGAACCTGGGCATGCTCAATTTCTCTTGGTCCTCTTTGTAGTTCTGCACATTTTTCTCCTGTAATTCTGCTTTGTATTATTCTAAAGAAAAGTGAGTTAAGAGTTTTTCCCCATTGTAAATGTTGTCCCAAAAGAATGAATGAAAACAACAAAGGAAGTACGCAGTGTATCATGAAGTACAACAGACTGGAacctgttgttgttattattatgtgcagTTTGATTGTGCTTGTCCTCACCGAATTCACTGTAGCAGAAGTGCTCTATCTCATCCTTGTCCTTCCTGCATTCACTCAGACACACTGCATCATGGCTGAAATCTGATtctggaggagaaagacagaggtGATGAGCTCAAAGAAGGGACGGGAAGGGACAGTCCATCAGACCAGAGGACTGTCAGTCACTTTGCGTGCACTTCTATTTCCTGATTTCCCCAGAGTCAGATGAAGGCAGGTCGAACCCTTAATCGCAACATAATTAAGGACTCGGGAATCCTTTTGAGTCCACATTTAGACTTATCTCTATCCTGAAAAGCCAATCTAAATCATTCTAAAGTGGTGGATAATTAAGGGGCATATTTTAAAATGACGCCACACAATGAATGCAACTGACTGTGACCATGAGTGGCACTTTGAAAACCACAGAGCTTCATTCCAACGCCCAAGCTGTCATTGCCGCGCCATTATCCCAGCCAAAGCGTCACATTCCAGCCAGTGTGGGACGGTTCAGGGCTATCTTTCTGATATCTGTAGTTTAATCACCGCGTCATAGCCCATTTCGCTTGGGCATATttcagattctttttttttttctccactaatCTTATGGCTCAGAGATCTTCAGCACAAAGGGCGCATTCAAAGTGTGCGAGCTAAGCAGCAATTTGCGGCTTGAGGGAGAGAGTAATTAGAATAACCATCCACCCTCagagattttctctctctctctcctctttccaaCATGCACACTCATATTTCCTTCCAGTGATGGGATCTGAAAACTGTAAGGCACCATTTCCCAGACCTGGCCCTGTACCGCACATTTTCCCGTGTTTACTTGCCCTTCTCCACACAAAGCTTTTGGGTCAGATCGACTTGCTACTTGCAATATCAAATCTACAAAATGTTCATTTCCATGTTGCTTCAAATAACACATTTCAACTGGAGAGGCCACCAAAAGTTACATACTGCAGCTTTAAGAAGCTCTTCGTCATTTTTCAAATGCTCTACTACCTGCATGAGAAATCAGAACTGCAATGAaaacaatgacaaaactttttttttttccctaccatGAAAGGCCCCATGCTTTTTCTGGACACCGTATATGCCTTATGAGTTATCGTGAAAGATTTTTAGCAAAACAGGCCAGAGctgagtgttctggttgggggaggAGCTAATTTCTGGACCAGAAAAACTGACATAGAAGCCTATAATGAAGAAATTGCTTGAATAATATTTGATGGTTATTACTAGTCTTAGAAACAGTGTTAACATTTTCATTTGCAGTTTTAAAGATTATTAAGCAAAGAAACTTTCGTGTTTAAGACCCGGATAAAGAAGTTTCTCTCACCTTTCTTGTGGATGTCGAAGTGGTAGAGCAGACTGGAAGAGCGCCGGTTGTACTGGATGAATGAGCGACTATTGTTCAAGCCCGATTTCCCTGGTCTATTCTCCTCGGGATCCATCCGACCATTcccactttctctgtgtgtgttagaCGATGTCTGTTGTGTACGTGATCTGGAGTTGTGATTCAGCTCGGAGTCACTGGATGGAGGGTTATTGGACTGCATTGGGCTTTCAGGTGgagccttctgtgtctgtgtgcgGTTCGATGCCCCAACCCCGGTAGCAGGGACGACTTTATTAGGATGCCCATCATTACGCAGTTTCTCATTGTTATGCTCGATGGGAAGCCGCTCATCCCTCGAGCCCTTCTTGCTCTTGCTGTGTGTGCCTAATCGAGGATGAGGAGATAGCGGGTCTGGATGTTTGGGCCACATCCCTGGGGGCAGCGCCAGCTTCGGATCTGCAGATTTTTTGCCTTGCtcgagcagctcattggctggtagAGAAGGATCTTTGGTTCCTGCTTTGGTTTGGTTGCTGGAGGAGTCGGATGTTCCACTTTGTCCTGGCGGCGCTCCAATCAGAGAAAACAACTCTGTGAATAGACCCACAGTTAGCAAGCACTGCGTATTAAGTAAGATAAGATCTAAAACATGTTATAAGGAAATAATCAACAGTGAAGCAGAGTGACCTGTTACCACCCAGAAGTTGATtagtttccaataacagcatgtcgcAAAGTGTTTAATTCCTCTTAAACCACAGCAGTTTCCCAATTATtacaattttaatttatttaaaaaaacaactggtggttttttttaaaatccatttttATCCAGTTCTGTTTAATCttgtggaatgtccatgagaCATTGTTGATAGCGCTTACGTTttcacagctataaacagtcgttccactttgtttgttcgtttgtttcGTCGTTTGTTTTCTCTCTCGACAAAAAAAACGGCTTCTCGTGCTACACGCAAAGCCGTCATAAAGACTTTCCCATGTCAGGAAACCTAGATCAAGCTTTATCTTTGACTattacaaaacactgacactggagactccttccaaaaatgggtAAAACCATAGTATATCAAAAATTACACACAGTTTTTAAATATCTGTGTACAATTTTGTGCATGAGTTCTTACCATAGAAATaacaagaagacatggtcatcactatcccctgccaacgagcattttatgaagaccaCTTAACACTTACGACCTTACAAGCTTTAATATTGTCTTGTGCATGTTACCagccataactctgaaaataatcGTTTCTCTTAAATGATTTTCAACCTCAATCATGATTCATGACCAGGAGTATGAGCACGCAAATTTTCATTGATGTAgcctatgtagtttctgagaaaacttgtccagactgAGTCcacttctcattcatctcatctcattatctctagccgctttatccttctacagggttgcaggcaagctggagcctatcccagctgactatgggcgaaaggcagggtacaccctggacaagtcgccaggtcatcacaggactctgaaaataataataataaatcataaaTGATTTTTGAGCTCAACTTAAATCATGACCAGTAGTAAAGTTACATTGATGTAGCTtacgtagtttctgagaaaacttctccagattgaaacggacggatggacggacagactaaCTCCTGTATCCCCCTGCACGCTTTTTGGCGGGGGATAACTAGCACATTAGTATATTGTATGTAAACCTTGCAGCCGAGCTGTTGTCAAAACTACTGTTAAAGAATTTTTTGAAcaagagcattaatataaaccttttgTTTTGTCTTGAAACTTGAACTAGTTTCAGatttgctgttatagaaaattaatcaacaccttctgaccaatcagcattCAACAGTGCTTTTGTATCACACCATGTATCATACGCTATCAGAAATAGGGGTGCAGTAggggtccatttctgtcccccaaggtacaatctacactaatgtaccccctagggctcattatgcttctcatctcatctcattatctctagccactttatcctgttctacagggtcgcaggcaagctggagcctatcccagctgactacgggcgaaaggcgtggtacaccctggacaagtcgccaggtcatcacagggctgacacatagacaaccattcacacctacggtcaatttagagtcaccagttaacctaacctgcatgtctttggactgtgggggaaaccggagcacccggaggaaacccacgcggacacggggtgaacatgcaaactccgcacagaaaggccctcgctggccacggggctcgaacccagaccttcttgctgtgaggcaacagcgctaaccactacaccaccgtgcc
It includes:
- the LOC132884315 gene encoding UPF0450 protein C17orf58 homolog isoform X2, translated to MFINNMSGILLLLSVALAFSDAEEHAVNELFSLIGAPPGQSGTSDSSSNQTKAGTKDPSLPANELLEQGKKSADPKLALPPGMWPKHPDPLSPHPRLGTHSKSKKGSRDERLPIEHNNEKLRNDGHPNKVVPATGVGASNRTQTQKAPPESPMQSNNPPSSDSELNHNSRSRTQQTSSNTHRESGNGRMDPEENRPGKSGLNNSRSFIQYNRRSSSLLYHFDIHKKESDFSHDAVCLSECRKDKDEIEHFCYSEFAVNGIVHDIDIIRRGIRLVTLLVSNDGFYKMSRLFITPDTFFFKVNILVLDTYKCTKPCPDLKLGSRYIVMGHIYHRRRHLPSSLLTLLGGKLKPGDGVLRSNSYVKRYNKRRHQKAQEAMRSRCR
- the LOC132884315 gene encoding UPF0450 protein C17orf58 homolog isoform X1 → MFINNMSGILLLLSVALAFSDAEEHAVNGKTGKQLFSLIGAPPGQSGTSDSSSNQTKAGTKDPSLPANELLEQGKKSADPKLALPPGMWPKHPDPLSPHPRLGTHSKSKKGSRDERLPIEHNNEKLRNDGHPNKVVPATGVGASNRTQTQKAPPESPMQSNNPPSSDSELNHNSRSRTQQTSSNTHRESGNGRMDPEENRPGKSGLNNSRSFIQYNRRSSSLLYHFDIHKKESDFSHDAVCLSECRKDKDEIEHFCYSEFAVNGIVHDIDIIRRGIRLVTLLVSNDGFYKMSRLFITPDTFFFKVNILVLDTYKCTKPCPDLKLGSRYIVMGHIYHRRRHLPSSLLTLLGGKLKPGDGVLRSNSYVKRYNKRRHQKAQEAMRSRCR